One region of Streptococcus parasanguinis genomic DNA includes:
- a CDS encoding DegV family protein: MKLAVITDSSAYLPQDVLHHDDLFILEIPIYIDGESYVEGKNLTHDEFYQKMAASKELPKTSQPSVAELEEVLSGLTAKGYTHAIGLFLSSGISGFYQNIQYLKDEFEGLTVEFPDSKITSAPLGMMVEDCLKWAGEGRSFDEIVANVQHQIDGTSAYIMVDDLNHLVKGGRLSNGAAILGNLLSIKPILYFNEEGVIEVFEKVRTEKKAMKRLVEIVVSDIADGHYQVFVIHANVPEKAEALRQLLIEEGVEGDIPFATFGGVIGTHLGDHSLAVGYIPIV, from the coding sequence ATGAAATTAGCAGTGATCACGGATTCGTCTGCCTATTTACCGCAAGACGTGCTCCATCACGACGACTTATTTATTTTAGAGATCCCGATCTATATCGATGGGGAGTCTTATGTTGAAGGGAAGAACCTGACACACGATGAGTTCTACCAAAAGATGGCTGCGTCTAAGGAATTGCCAAAGACTAGCCAGCCGAGTGTGGCAGAGTTAGAAGAGGTCTTATCTGGTTTGACAGCTAAGGGCTATACGCATGCTATCGGTCTTTTCTTGTCATCTGGTATTTCTGGTTTCTACCAAAATATCCAATATTTGAAGGACGAATTTGAAGGCTTGACCGTCGAATTTCCGGACTCAAAAATTACCAGTGCTCCTCTAGGAATGATGGTAGAAGACTGCTTGAAATGGGCTGGTGAAGGCCGTTCCTTCGACGAGATTGTTGCCAATGTCCAACACCAGATTGATGGAACCTCCGCCTATATCATGGTGGATGATTTAAACCACTTGGTCAAAGGTGGTCGTCTGTCAAATGGGGCTGCTATTCTTGGGAACCTCTTAAGCATCAAGCCTATTCTTTATTTTAATGAGGAAGGCGTGATTGAGGTCTTTGAGAAAGTCCGGACGGAAAAGAAAGCCATGAAACGCTTGGTAGAGATTGTTGTATCAGATATCGCAGATGGTCATTACCAAGTCTTTGTCATCCATGCCAATGTCCCTGAAAAAGCAGAAGCACTTCGCCAACTGCTCATTGAAGAAGGAGTGGAAGGTGACATTCCTTTTGCGACTTTTGGTGGTGTTATTGGGACGCACTTAGGTGACCATAGCTTAGCAGTTGGGTATATTCCTATCGTTTAA
- a CDS encoding DUF1149 family protein: MDIQREKEFVSQYHYDARNFEWEKENGIPETKVDVNFQLINRDQEQNTTSLIVILSYMIVFDGFVISGTITQINHLFGRYVNEPSEFSKDEVEELARPCLNMLNRLTYEVTEIALDLPGINLEF; encoded by the coding sequence ATGGATATTCAACGTGAAAAAGAATTTGTCAGCCAATACCACTATGATGCTCGTAATTTTGAGTGGGAAAAAGAAAATGGCATCCCTGAAACAAAAGTAGATGTAAACTTTCAATTGATCAATCGTGATCAAGAACAAAACACGACTTCTTTGATTGTCATCTTAAGCTACATGATCGTTTTTGACGGTTTTGTGATCAGTGGAACCATCACTCAAATCAACCACTTGTTTGGTCGTTATGTCAATGAACCAAGTGAATTCAGCAAAGACGAAGTGGAAGAATTGGCTCGCCCTTGCTTGAATATGCTCAACCGTTTGACTTATGAAGTCACAGAAATTGCCCTCGATTTACCGGGTATTAATTTGGAGTTTTAA
- the dapB gene encoding 4-hydroxy-tetrahydrodipicolinate reductase, translated as MSIKVIIAGFKGRMGQAAYKMVSEDPELELAGLIDPFTDETEVAGVPVFNHKEDVVGLKADVWVDFTMPKVAYENTRFAIENGFAPVVGTTGFTPEQIQELTDLSREKGLGGLIAPNFAIGAVLLMQFAAQAAKYFPNVEIIELHHDKKKDAPSGTAIKTAELISEKREKIQQGAADEEELMPGARGAEFEGMRIHSVRLPGLVAHQEVIFGSQGEGLTLRHDSYDRVSFMTGVNLGIKEVVKRHELVYGLEHLL; from the coding sequence ATGTCAATTAAAGTCATTATCGCAGGTTTCAAGGGAAGAATGGGACAAGCGGCTTACAAGATGGTTTCAGAAGATCCTGAGTTAGAATTAGCCGGCTTGATCGATCCATTTACTGATGAGACAGAAGTTGCAGGAGTCCCTGTCTTTAACCACAAAGAAGATGTCGTGGGTCTAAAGGCAGATGTTTGGGTGGACTTTACCATGCCCAAAGTCGCTTACGAAAATACTCGCTTTGCAATTGAGAATGGCTTTGCCCCTGTTGTGGGAACGACTGGATTCACTCCTGAGCAGATCCAAGAATTGACAGACCTTTCACGTGAAAAGGGCTTGGGTGGCTTGATCGCGCCGAACTTTGCCATTGGAGCCGTGCTCTTGATGCAATTTGCAGCGCAAGCAGCCAAGTATTTCCCGAATGTGGAAATCATTGAATTGCACCACGATAAGAAAAAAGATGCACCGAGTGGAACAGCAATTAAGACCGCTGAGTTGATCTCTGAGAAGCGCGAGAAGATCCAGCAAGGTGCAGCAGATGAAGAAGAGTTGATGCCTGGGGCAAGAGGGGCAGAGTTTGAAGGGATGCGCATCCATTCGGTTCGATTGCCTGGCCTAGTCGCTCACCAAGAGGTGATTTTTGGTAGCCAAGGCGAAGGGTTGACTCTCCGTCATGATTCCTATGATCGTGTTTCCTTCATGACAGGAGTAAATCTAGGGATTAAAGAAGTTGTCAAGCGTCATGAGCTTGTTTATGGTTTGGAACACTTACTATGA
- a CDS encoding CCA tRNA nucleotidyltransferase yields the protein MRLEKMPSEFQEALPILEKIKAAGFEAYFVGGSVRDALLDRPIHDVDIASSSYPEETKAIFDRTVDVGIEHGTVLVLENGQEYEITTFRTEDVYVDYRRPSSVSFVRSLEEDLKRRDFTVNAFALNEKGEIVDLFHGLEDLENKVLRAVGLPHERFNEDALRIMRGFRFQASLGFELEEATFDAMKECAPLLEKISVERTFIEFDKLLLSPYWRQGLEAMLASKAYHYLPEMKDRKEAIERLFDIELEYTFSTSEQAWTALVLALEIQDIPKFFKKWKTSREFAKTVEQIVEILKLRENGSLDQRACYKYEKRLLLLAEELREAYALSVDYLAIERVYDSLTIHDKHEVVVNGGMLIKDYGFQPGPALGEILTKIEYAIVDGELANEKEAIIAYIQQAKEEEK from the coding sequence ATGAGATTAGAAAAGATGCCTTCTGAGTTTCAGGAGGCTTTACCAATATTAGAGAAGATTAAAGCAGCTGGTTTTGAGGCCTATTTTGTAGGGGGATCTGTCCGAGATGCCCTCTTGGATCGTCCAATTCACGATGTCGATATCGCTTCCTCCTCATACCCAGAAGAGACCAAGGCGATTTTTGATCGGACAGTAGATGTCGGTATCGAACACGGGACCGTCTTGGTCCTTGAAAATGGTCAAGAATATGAAATTACGACCTTCCGGACGGAGGATGTCTACGTAGATTATCGCCGTCCGAGCTCTGTGTCTTTTGTGCGCTCGCTAGAAGAAGACCTCAAGCGTCGTGATTTTACGGTCAATGCCTTTGCCTTAAATGAAAAAGGAGAGATTGTTGACCTCTTTCATGGACTAGAAGATTTAGAAAACAAGGTCCTTCGGGCCGTTGGGCTTCCTCACGAACGGTTTAACGAAGATGCACTCCGGATCATGCGAGGCTTTCGTTTTCAAGCCAGTCTCGGTTTTGAATTAGAAGAGGCAACCTTTGATGCCATGAAGGAGTGTGCTCCCTTACTAGAGAAGATTTCTGTAGAGCGTACCTTCATCGAGTTTGATAAACTCTTGCTTTCCCCATACTGGAGACAAGGCTTGGAGGCTATGCTTGCAAGCAAAGCCTATCACTATCTACCAGAAATGAAGGATCGCAAAGAAGCAATCGAGCGTTTGTTTGACATAGAGTTGGAATATACCTTTTCAACTTCTGAGCAAGCCTGGACTGCTTTGGTCTTAGCACTAGAGATTCAAGATATTCCAAAATTCTTTAAGAAATGGAAGACGTCTAGAGAGTTTGCCAAGACGGTGGAGCAGATCGTGGAGATTCTTAAGCTCCGAGAAAATGGAAGTCTAGACCAGCGTGCCTGCTACAAGTATGAGAAGCGTTTGTTGCTACTAGCTGAAGAGCTCCGTGAAGCGTATGCCTTGAGTGTGGATTATTTGGCCATTGAGCGCGTTTATGATAGCTTGACCATTCATGATAAGCATGAGGTTGTGGTTAATGGCGGTATGTTGATCAAAGACTACGGCTTTCAACCTGGTCCAGCCTTAGGAGAGATTTTGACAAAAATTGAATATGCCATTGTCGATGGGGAACTGGCCAATGAAAAAGAGGCCATCATCGCCTATATCCAGCAAGCAAAAGAGGAGGAAAAATGA